The Actinocatenispora sera genome has a window encoding:
- a CDS encoding RrF2 family transcriptional regulator, protein MKLPESCEWVLHSAAALAQLSAGDTASTGQLAEHFGVPAPYLAKQLAHLVRAGVLTASTGPRGGFRLARPADRITVLDVVEAVDGGADPYQCRELRQQGRGAAPAAECTEPCALAATMRTAHEAWRASLAAVSLADIVGTLPAEIPDRTRRLLARPR, encoded by the coding sequence CTGCCGGAAAGCTGCGAATGGGTGCTGCACAGCGCCGCCGCGCTGGCCCAGTTGTCGGCCGGGGACACGGCGAGCACCGGCCAGCTCGCCGAACACTTCGGCGTGCCCGCCCCCTACCTGGCCAAGCAGTTGGCGCACCTGGTCCGCGCCGGCGTGCTGACCGCCTCCACCGGGCCGCGCGGCGGGTTCCGGCTCGCCCGGCCGGCCGACCGCATCACCGTGCTCGACGTGGTCGAGGCGGTCGACGGCGGCGCCGACCCGTACCAGTGCCGCGAGCTGCGGCAACAGGGCCGCGGGGCGGCGCCGGCCGCGGAGTGCACCGAACCGTGCGCGCTGGCCGCCACGATGCGCACCGCACACGAGGCCTGGCGCGCCAGCCTGGCCGCGGTCAGCCTCGCCGACATCGTCGGCACGCTCCCGGCGGAGATCCCCGACCGCACCCGCCGGCTGCTCGCCCGCCCCCGCTGA